TGCTGAGGTTGTAGAGGAGGAAAGAAGCGAGGCCGATGCCGATGCGAATGGCGATGGGCAAAGAACAGAATCGCGCTGAGATGGTTTTTAGATGCCTGGCCAGAAGAATTCCGAAGATGAAGAAGGCGGTGTAGTGAACGGTTCTCAAGAGGCCGGTGGCCTGGTCTGTTTGGGGATACAGGCGAAGCACAACAAACTCGGTGAGCGATAGAGCGACTGCGAGGAGGAGAGCGATGCGGGTTCGCACTCGAAGGATGAGGAGGGCGAGGAAGGGAAAGAAGATGGAGATTCGCATCTCAACGATAAGCGACCAGATAACGAAGTTGAACTGCTGCCAGTTGTAGAAGCCGAGGAAGGCGATGTGCTGGAGGACGAGGGTCCAACGGACGGGCTCGGACCAGAAGGCTGAGGCCCATTTACCGTGCCCGAGGTTGCCGTGCCACTTTGCGGCGCCGGCGACGGAGAGGGCCAGCGCGGCGAGATAGGGTCCGTAGATGCGAAGGATGCGGCGGGCGAGGAATATGGGATAGGGCTGGCCGCGGCCTAGAAGGTAGGGGAAGGACAGGACCAGGCCGCTGAGAATGAAGAAGAGCATGACGGCTTCGTGTCCGGCGTAGAGCGGATAGAAGAGCAGGGTGAGATGAAGCTGGTGCCAGAGGGGTCCGTGTGTGGGCCAGGGCCAGGCGGGCCACATGAGGATGAAGTGGTGAAAGACAACGACGAGGGAGGCCAAGCCGCGAAGCGAGTCGAGCTCACGCAGCCGAGGTTGCGGGTCGGCGCCAACTGCGGGCGTTAATGGCGTGCAGGTTGGTGAAGCGACGGCCACGGAGCTTTCCTCACGGTGCGCGAAGACAGATCGGCACAAAGACGGTGACGAAACTACAGTTGCTGGGGCCTGGGATCGAGGGAACGAGGGGAGAATACCATACGGCGGACGGCAAAAGATTGCGCAGCCCGCTTGTTTTGCTGACTCACAAATCTCTCGTCGCGCCTGGCTTGTGCGAAGTGGCGAGCGAGGTTCGCGCGTGATCAGCTATGACTGTGAGGCGGCGAAGTGAGTGTGTTTTCGAGCGGGGACTTCTTCGGAAGTTGTGGCGGAGGCAGGTGGGGTCGGATATGCTGATCGCTACTCCGGTATCAAATTTTGCTGAAGGTTTTTTGACCATTTTGCTTGATCATTTTTTAGACGAAAGGTAAACCATGCTTCGTTTGCTTTTGCACTGGATTTTGAATGCTGTGGCTCTGCTGGTGGTGGCGCACTTTGTTGAGGGCTTCGACGTGAGTAACTTCGTGTCGGCATTGATCGCGGTGGTGGTGATTGGGTTGTTCAACGCGACGCTCGGGTTGCTGCTGAAGATCATTACGCTGCCGCTGGGGATTCTGACGTTTGGGATCTTTTTTCTCGTGATCAATGCGGTGATTCTGTGGTTCTCGAGCAAGTTTGTGCCTGGGTTTGCGGTGACGACGTTCAAGGCGGCGTTTCTGGGGGCGCTGGCGTTGGCGGTGCTGCATTTACTGTTTGGATTCTTTGGTTCTGCGATGAAGAAACGGTCTTAGGCAGGGACAATTCTGGAGAGTAGCGTGTGAGGAATCCTTTGGACTATCCTTTGCTGATATTTGTAACTGCATTTGTGCTTTTGTGGTTTGCGGCCTGGGTGGGCGGACAGATCAGCCAGCGGCGGCGGGATTTGACCGATGAGCTGCGAACCGACTTTGGGGTGGTGCTGGCCGCTACGCTGACTCTGCTGGGGTTGATTATCGGGTTCAGCTTTTCAATGGCGACGGCGCGGTATGACCAGAGGAAGACTTCGGAGGAGGCCGAGGCCAATGCGATTGGGACCGAGTATGTGAGGGCGGATCTGCTGCCGGCGGCGGAGGGTGCCGAGGTGCGGGCGCTGCTGAGGCAGTATACGGATCTGCGGATTCGGTTTTACAGGACGCGGGATGCGTGGGAGCTTCGGCGGATCGATGCGGATACGACGCGGGTGCAGGGGGAGCTTTGGGCGGCGGCTTCGAAGCCTGCGATGGAGCAGCCTTCGCCGGTGATTGCGCTGGCAGTCGTCGGAATGAACGATGTGCTGAACTCGCAGGGGTACACGCAGGCGGCGTGGTGGAACCGGATTCCGGTGGCGGCTTGGGCGTTGATGTTTGCGATAGCGATCTTTTGCAATGGGCTGCTGGGGTATGGGGCTCGGCAGATGGAGCCGAGGCTGTTTATGGTGTTGCCGCTGGTGGTGGCGGTGGCGTTCTTTTTGATTGCGGATATTGATAGCCCGCGGGGTGGGGTGATTCGGGTGCATCCGCAGAATCTTGAGAGTTTGCGCGTTGGGTTGGGGGCGGAGTAGTTGCAAGCGTCAAAACAGCACGACACGGGGGTCTCTCCACTGCGCGACGGACGATGAGACTATCCGTTGCTTCGGTCGAGATGACGGATTTTGTTTTGGGGCGCGGGATACTGCAAGAACAGACAACCGTTTTAGAAGTGATAGGTGATGTCTCCGGCTGCGATGAATTGGGTCTTTTTGGTGCCAAGGTCGTAGGCAGGGAGATTGTAGGAGTGCTCTAGGCGAATCTCGGGGCGGAAGAGAACGGTGTTGCCGATCCAGTGGCCGTAGCTGATGAGGTGCTCGGAGTATTTGGTGGTGTAGCCGGTGCGCTGGCCCTTGATGTCGTCGACGAACTCGTTGCGGATGGAGAGATAGTTTTTGTGGTTGAACTCTTTCTCGGTGTAGTTGACGATGGCGGCTTCGGGGGCGAAGCAGGTGCGTTCGCCGAAGGAGCAGAAGGCGCCGTTGGAACCGATCTCGGGCTTGATGGGGTTGGTTACGTTGCCGGCGATGTTGGGCACGTCGCGCTGGTACATGTACCAGGCCTCGGTGTCGGTGTGCCAGGTGGCGTTGATCTTGTGGTACCAGGTCTCGTAGTAGCCCTGCAGGTTGTTGTAGGCGTACTTGCCGTCGTTGAAGGAGTTGGCGCAGGTGTAGAGGGCGTCGCCGCCTTTGTGCCAGGTGTAGTCGACGCAGGCGGTGCCGGTGGGCTTGACGTCCTTGGTCCAGGGAGCTACGTCGTTGCCTCCGGAGAATCCTGCCTGGACAAGCCAGTGGTCGGAGAGTTTGATGGAGGCGACGATGCCGGTCTGGGTGTAGGGGTCGATGGTGTAGAGGAGGGAGTGCGAGTAGGTGTAGTTGTTGGGGGCGAGCTGGGCTTCGATGTCGGGGAGCGAGATGTAGCGGCCCATGCGGATGTTCATGCCCTTGGCGACGTGGGGGATGTAGAGGTCGAAGTAGAACATGACGGGGTCGTAGCCGTACTCGTGGTTTTCAAGCAGGAGCTGCTGGGAGAATATGCCTTTTGAGGTGGTGTAGCGATAGTCCTGTCCCCAGAGCTGGGCGAAGCGGAAGCCGTAGTCAATGTGTTCGGTCTGGACGGTGTCGGGGAGGCGCTCGATAAAGAGGACCTGCTGGTCTGGCGTGATGCGGTTGGGATTGTAGTAGTAAGCTGCGGGTGAATTGGCGCTATCGCCTTTGTTGGAGGTGCTGATGTTGAAGCCTCCGTTGAGCCAGCCGTAGATTTTGGTGCGGGTTCGGTTCTGGTTGATGGCCTGCATGAGGGGATAGGTTTGGGTGTCTGGCGCGCCGAGGACGGGGGTTCCGCCTACGCTGTAGTCGCTGCTGGGGAAGGGGGTGGAGTCGAGCGGTGCTGGGTAACCTCGGCGGACGGGGTCGGGTCCGGCGGGCTGGGTTGGGTGCCAGTCTT
The nucleotide sequence above comes from Tunturibacter empetritectus. Encoded proteins:
- a CDS encoding acyltransferase family protein, with product MAVASPTCTPLTPAVGADPQPRLRELDSLRGLASLVVVFHHFILMWPAWPWPTHGPLWHQLHLTLLFYPLYAGHEAVMLFFILSGLVLSFPYLLGRGQPYPIFLARRILRIYGPYLAALALSVAGAAKWHGNLGHGKWASAFWSEPVRWTLVLQHIAFLGFYNWQQFNFVIWSLIVEMRISIFFPFLALLILRVRTRIALLLAVALSLTEFVVLRLYPQTDQATGLLRTVHYTAFFIFGILLARHLKTISARFCSLPIAIRIGIGLASFLLYNLSIPFLWDYRRPWTMTSAEWLVAAGAIGFIVLGLNASPVQRFLLSAIPRFLGRISYSLYLMHVPVLLALTFSLHNALSPWGQFPIYLIATLTLSWLFCAWVEEPFIRQGQRLGKKKLLSLSEPSPNQKPAALQR
- a CDS encoding phage holin family protein, coding for MLRLLLHWILNAVALLVVAHFVEGFDVSNFVSALIAVVVIGLFNATLGLLLKIITLPLGILTFGIFFLVINAVILWFSSKFVPGFAVTTFKAAFLGALALAVLHLLFGFFGSAMKKRS
- a CDS encoding outer membrane beta-barrel protein, coding for MREWPACLVLLNAFLIMLSAPAIAQDQINAQLNAQLNAQSATSSPASSATPTPDAPKPFFPALIDAYKEDWHPTQPAGPDPVRRGYPAPLDSTPFPSSDYSVGGTPVLGAPDTQTYPLMQAINQNRTRTKIYGWLNGGFNISTSNKGDSANSPAAYYYNPNRITPDQQVLFIERLPDTVQTEHIDYGFRFAQLWGQDYRYTTSKGIFSQQLLLENHEYGYDPVMFYFDLYIPHVAKGMNIRMGRYISLPDIEAQLAPNNYTYSHSLLYTIDPYTQTGIVASIKLSDHWLVQAGFSGGNDVAPWTKDVKPTGTACVDYTWHKGGDALYTCANSFNDGKYAYNNLQGYYETWYHKINATWHTDTEAWYMYQRDVPNIAGNVTNPIKPEIGSNGAFCSFGERTCFAPEAAIVNYTEKEFNHKNYLSIRNEFVDDIKGQRTGYTTKYSEHLISYGHWIGNTVLFRPEIRLEHSYNLPAYDLGTKKTQFIAAGDITYHF